GACGGTAGCAGATTTAGGGGTGCTGCCGGAGGATGGACGACGCTATGAAATTATTTGGGGTGCTGGAATACTGGATTGCAGACCGTGAGCAGCGCAAGCTAGAGGTGTATCGCCGCGATCGCGGGGTGTTGAAACTGGCCCTGTCGTTGTATGCCAGGGACGAGTTGACGAGTCCGGTCTTGCCCGACTTTAGGGTGCAGATAAGCCAGTTTTTCTAAAGAGAAAGAAAGGCAAATTGATGGTGTATTGATAAGAGTAAATCAACTAAACGAGGAAAAAATGGAGCAAGATTTTCTAATCACATTGACCAATGATCTAAAAGCTGAACTTGAAGCGGCGGCTTCTGATGAAGGGCAGTCAGCTGCAAGTCTGGCTCAAAAAGCCATTGCAGACTATCTGTTCAGTCGTCAGTTTCGTACTCTACGAGCTTATCTACTTGCGAAAGCACAGGATGATTACACTGACGAGGATATTTTTAAAATCGTATCGTGAAAATCGTTAGAGGAACCTATTTGCCGCGATCCAGACGACGATATGATTTTGGCAACTGCCTTTACAGCAGATGCTAACTGTATTATCACGGGTGACAAAGATTTATTGGTTCTGCAATCTATTAGAGAAGTTTCAATCCTTAAGCCTGCGGATTTCCTGGCTTATGAAGAAGCTTTCAATCAATAGTTGATTACCTTTATGACAGGCCGATCGCTACAGCTATCTGAGGCAGGGCAGCAGCAGGCGCGACAGGCACTGCTGGTGAGAAGCCTGACTCAAAAAGCGTCGCCTATGAGCATGCGATCGCATACTGGCTGACGCGCCATTCTGCCGCTGCCCAGCGCA
This portion of the Halomicronema hongdechloris C2206 genome encodes:
- a CDS encoding Uma2 family endonuclease, which gives rise to MKLFGVLEYWIADREQRKLEVYRRDRGVLKLALSLYARDELTSPVLPDFRVQISQFF
- a CDS encoding ribbon-helix-helix domain-containing protein, with protein sequence MEQDFLITLTNDLKAELEAAASDEGQSAASLAQKAIADYLFSRQFRTLRAYLLAKAQDDYTDEDIFKIVS